GGCGTTCGGCGGGGGCACCCCGACGTACCTGACGGCCGACGAGCTGACCGAGCTGTTCGACATCGCCACCACCACGATGGGCGCCCGGCTGCCGGGCGTACCCCTGTCGGTGGAGACCTCGCCGGCCACCGCGACGCCGGACCGGCTCGCGGTGCTCGCCGCGCACGGCACGACCCGGGTGAGCATCGGCGTGCAGAGTTTCCTCGACGTCGAGGCGCGCGCCGCCGGCCGCCCGCAGCGTCGGGAGGAGGTGGAGGCGGCGCTCGGTGCGATCCGCGACGCGGCGGTCCCGGTGCTCAACATCGACCTGATCTACGGCATCGACGGGCAGACCGCGCGGACCTGGCGGGCCAGCCTCGACGCGGCGCTGGCCTGGCGGCCCGAGGAGTTGTACCTGTACCCGCTGTACGTGCGCCCGCTGACCGGTCTGGGCCGGCGCGCGCACGCCCGGGCCGACTGGGACGCGCAGCGGCTGGACCTGTACCGGCAGGCCGTCCAGATCCTCGGCGCGGCCGGGTACCGGCAGGAGTCGATGCGGCAGTTCCGCCGCGCCGACGCGCCCACCCCGGACGGGCCGGACTACTGCTGCCAGGACGACGGCATGGTGGGGTTGGGCTGCGGGGCCCGCTCCTACACCACCGCCCTGCACCACTCGTTCGACTACGCGGTCGGGGTGTCCCAGGTGCGGGCGGTGCTCGACGACTACCTGGCCCGGCCCGCCGACGACTTCCGGTACGCCGAGTTCGGCTACCGGCTCGACGACACCGAGCAGCGCCGCCGCTGGCTGCTCAAGTCGCTGCTGCGCGCCGAGGGCGTCGACGCCGCCGCCTACCGGGCCCGCTTCGGCAGCCGGCCCACCGACGACTTCCCCCAGCTCGGCCGGCTCGTCGAGCGGGGCTGGGCGACCGACGGCGGGCTGCGGCTGACCGCGGCCGGGCTGGCCCGCTCCGACGCCATCGGCCCGTGGCTGACCTCCGCCGAGGTCCGCGCCGCGATGACCGGGTACGTGCCGCGGTGAACCTGGCGATCCTCTACCGCGGGCCGCTGGCCAGTTGCAACTACGACTGC
This genomic interval from Micromonospora coxensis contains the following:
- a CDS encoding STM4012 family radical SAM protein — translated: MTSTDTGLDGSPYQQYLYAYPHKTSYRALRPRPLLADVWRAEAREALFLYVHLPFCEMRCGFCNLFTRAHAPQEQVTAYLRQLRRQAEQVTDALGDVGYARAAFGGGTPTYLTADELTELFDIATTTMGARLPGVPLSVETSPATATPDRLAVLAAHGTTRVSIGVQSFLDVEARAAGRPQRREEVEAALGAIRDAAVPVLNIDLIYGIDGQTARTWRASLDAALAWRPEELYLYPLYVRPLTGLGRRAHARADWDAQRLDLYRQAVQILGAAGYRQESMRQFRRADAPTPDGPDYCCQDDGMVGLGCGARSYTTALHHSFDYAVGVSQVRAVLDDYLARPADDFRYAEFGYRLDDTEQRRRWLLKSLLRAEGVDAAAYRARFGSRPTDDFPQLGRLVERGWATDGGLRLTAAGLARSDAIGPWLTSAEVRAAMTGYVPR